Below is a window of Eschrichtius robustus isolate mEscRob2 chromosome 13, mEscRob2.pri, whole genome shotgun sequence DNA.
ATGAGCTTTAACACCTGTTTTACATTTGCCAACGTTTAATGTAATTATGGCTTCTGTTTTCTAATGTGAATATCAAacctaatatttttcattttcattaatccTGAATCTGCTGCCTAACCCTGGACTCTGAATTTATCGTGGATAATATTCAAGACCTGGAAAGAATATCACAGGAGTCGTCTGATCTTATATAAATGTTGCCCTAACTCTGCCTTTCTTCCACACTGTTGCTTGAGACTTCTTTATCTGGTTCCATCTTTCTTCTATGAGTCAGCAACCAAAACTAACCTCTGGGCTGCAATAATATCCTGATTTTAAAGAACCCAGAAGTTCAGGGTCCATCAGTCTGCCCAGGCTGTGAGTGAGATAGTCCATTGCGTctaaatttagttttttaagctcTTGGCTGTCCCAGTTCTTTATTGAATTAGACTTGCCTTCAGGCCCTGTTCATTTTTTACTATCGGTTGTTTAATCATGTAATTTATAAAGTGCTCTTCCATgtctttgtaaaaattaaatagtaGCAGGCCTAATTCTAATACATAATGCTAACAACCAGCACATGTTTTCTGTGCTGCTCTGCGCCTCTGAGGATCAGCTCCTAATTTTCTGTTCCCTTTTACAATTTTTTCATCCACTGGTTGTTTTTCAAAGCAGTCAGTTACGAGACCATGAGCACTTTTTCACAGTCCAGTGACATCATTGTTTTCCTTCTCATACTGTCTTCAGAGGTACTTAACTCCTATTCTGACTGTTCGTTGTTCAGCTCTGTTTTATGTTAGTTTTGATGTTACCAAAGGGAAGGCCTGGTTATAAGTCTCAGGACCTGCCTTTGCTTCATACAGAAGAGCATTTTGTTGTTGAcaacagattggtggacacattGATGATGTtgaatatttaagattttttgccCATTATTTCTCAAACGTTCTTTGCCAAACTCCATTTGTCATGGAAAACATTTAAGCTGAGGTCTCAAGATGTGGTATTTCTTGGCATTATCGGCCTATGAAGATTAATGGGATCCATATACTCTGCTAATAAGCTCACTACTTTAGTGCCAGTGAGTGGatatactatttttaaatgaatggatatAATTCCCTTTGATGATCCCCCTCCCCTAACCCCTTGTGGAGTTACACCACTTGGGTGGACAGGGGATGACAGTAATTTCTATTTGAGAAAGTTGAATGCCTAATGCTGGAACATGAAAAACTGGCTGTATTAAGTATCTTGCCTCCTCGTAGTTTCTACATGAGACCTGACCTCATATCCCCTTCATTTCCTGTGAAAAGCCCTTTGAGTAAATAGTTCTCCAATTACCTGTAAAATAACCCAGTTCATTTCTTCACTTTTACCTTGACCAAGTTCATTCTTCATTCCACTTCTTAGGGAGGTGGAGAAATGCTTTTTTATGTTTCTGAATCTCGCTTGTAAATCATTCTTGGTAAtacttctctttctgttttcaacTTAGGCATTATCTGTGCATTGTATTATCTGACTTGTGCaagtaggtcttttttcttttggtttattttaaatgtaactcTTATGAAAGTTTCCTTTGttaattcatctttttctttcccaaaagTTACATACTTCACTATTACCGATACCTTCCTGAAGGGACTGGCAATGTCTCATTGAAGTGTCCTTCAGCATTTCTAAACCCCACTATAGTgatgaagggaaaataaaatttaagtaaataaCCAGTCAGATCAACTTTTAAGCATTTCACTAACTGAATGAGGACATTTTCAATATATttagtatataatttttaaatttcctgcaAAAACTTTTCCTGCGGGAATTGTGACATTGCCTAtcctaaaaatatttgaagaactttACCTTCGAGTGCAGTTTGTGGCTTGTCATCTTCAAAGTCAAAATGGACGTATAAACTTGAATgccaaaaaagtaattttaacaaatttaagacAATATTTAGAAGATTTAAATTTTAGTAGTTCTTAAAATCAGTGAAAAtcttaataatgataaaaatttcaGCACCAGTGGACAAATGACAATTCCTCCTTATTTTCACCTGTAGCCTTTAAGAAAGGCTTGATAGCGCTGAAAGCTGTTCTGTGGGCAACTAATATAAGAAGTGTGCCTACTTTTACACTTCTCTGGTTTTGAGCAAATTCAGAGAGCCCAACAAAACGCATACCAAAAAATTATGCTCTCAAGATCTTTAATATCACTATCATGTTCTCATCAGTTCTGTTTAAATTGCAATACAATAGATTTTAGACTTTCACCGATACAAATGGTAGGATTTTGTGGTCCCGAGCGCATGGTATAACCTGTCTTCCTCTGCATCCTGCTTTATCTGTGCATTTTGTAACCGTGATTGAACCTATCCCTCTGACTTAATGTCGGTTTTCACCCTGTCTCAGTGTTGTCAGACCTGTTGGCATGTCAGAAGTTCTCATTAACCGTGAAGTATTTTTTTATATGGGAGGTGTTTTATATACTTCCCCAAACAACAGCTTTAATTCATGAATCAAATCAAATTAAGCCTAGTGCACTTCCTACAGCTTCATCCCTAGTATGTTTGCAAACAGAAAGAGGAGGTGACAAGACACTCCTTTATTCCTTGCTGCCCTTCCAGTCTGCCCTTGGATCACTACGCATTTCCATCTGGAAGGTTGCTTCTCCACAGTGATTTCGCATTACAGGAgggttttccttctttgtttctcagACCTGGTCCTGTAGACGGGAAGGAGCCTGGACACAGGGACCCACTCTCAAAGGCCCGGCAGGACCGCCATGGCTTATGATGACTCCGTGAAGAAAGAAGGTATGACCCCTTAACCTGAGAAGCATTCCAAAGGGGGTGTCCTCTTCAATCCTTGCAGCCCATGGACATAGAGACCAGGACTGGCCATCAGAGCCTGGACTCCCAAGTGATGATCCAGAGCACTAGTAAAACTCCACGTCATCCCCAGACTGGGCCCATGGAAACGAAAACCAGGACAGGGTTCCAACACAAGAGTCCGCACCATAAGTCTCTGTAGTCTATTGGGGTGATCCCCTGCAGCACTCGTGGTCCTTGCCAGCTCCAGTGTGCAGGAGTCTGAGGATAGGAGTCACACAGTGGACACCCACAGAGCAGCACAGCACATGAATCCTTATTCTTTTCAGCCTTACCTCTGCAAGTCTGTGTCCACCTGCCAAATCACAACTAAGAAACCATGTCTAAGGATGCACCTTGGGCCTTTGCATAGCGTGGAAGCATTGTTTCTTCATGTTTGATTCCTGTATTTGCAGCCAAGTCATCGAGACATATTCTCGTCCCCTTGGATCTAGCCCTGTGTTCCAGTGGACTTACCAAATAACATGATTCTAATTTGGAAGTGAAGGGACTGTTGCATTTCATATGTGGCGATTTGGTTGTGACTTACTTgactttctcatttcctttcccaAATGAACCTGTGCTTCTCAGATTGCTTTGATGGTGATCACAGCTTTGAGGACATAGGGCTAGCTGCTGGCCGAAGCCAACGAGAAAAGAAACGTTCTTACAAAGATTTTTtaagggaagaggaagaaatcGCTGCTCAGGTCAGGAATTCTTCCAAGAAGAAGTTAAAGGTAAATTCTAAACATTTGAATTAGGAAAGTTTTAAACTATTTCGTATCATGTTTCCTAGTATTTGAAGAAAGAGGTTTCTttgcaaaacatttaaaaagaaaaataaacatcattCACATCTATGTTCACTATTTCCTGTGTCTTACTTTATTTTCCAAAGTCAGAAATCATCAGAAAACAACATTGGTTCCAAACTGCCTTTGCCTCATCATCTTATCCATTGCTCAATTCTTCCTCTTTAATTCTAGGATAGTGAACTTTACTTCTTGGGGACGGACACgcacaagaaaaagaggaagcacTCCTCTGATGATTACTACTATGGAGGTAAGGATGGGAAGGGGCAACAGGCGGGAGAAACACATCACTGGTTCTTGGAGTCGGGGTAGGGGAAAGGGATCCAGATGTTGCTGACTCAGTGGCCTATTTAACAGGACAGTGGTTCTTGTTCTGAGTGCCGATAAACCAGTgtgaaggaggagagaggtggaGGGCTGGTATTTTGGAGGATTCAGCATAGAAGAACAGTCTTCATTTGTGATACACCAGGTACCAGGTTCCTTCTCCCCTCAATCATCCACTTATCTTGTGCCCATTGCTCTCTAGCATCCCTTTTGCCATATgtggtcctgggccctctggccTGCACCTGTGGGTTACTTCTCAGTCCAGCGCGTATCCACTCACAAGACCAGTTTTTCTTAGCTATATTATGCACGTAGCTGACAAGACTAACTCTTTCCTAGAATGGATTTGTCCTGAACACAGGAACAAATAAATGATGCTTTGTCTTCAGCGTAATCTAAATTGTAACTACTCGTAATCCTGCAGCTATGGTCCAGTCTTCTGGGTATGCTCTCTTTGATTGCTTGTGAAGACTCAGTGAAGAAAAACAACTTGAGTGGCAAGAACTGTCTCCAGGGTCAGAGGCAGAATCTACCAAGCCAAGAAGCACGTGGGCGTCATCTCTGAATGTTCGGAATCAGTTGAAGGGCCTCCCCTCCAACCATTCCTGTTAGCCTCTTCCTCATCTTAGTTGGGTGTTTTTGGTGAGAGAGGAAACTTGCTGGAAGTTGCTTTGTCAAATGGACAATTACTTCTCTtgattatttctagatatttcgTCTTTGGAGtcgtcacagaagaaaaagaaaaagcctagCCCGCAGTCTGCTGATACAGCTATGGACCTGTTGAAAGCGATCACTTCCCCTCTGGCAACAGGCACCAAGCCTTCCAAAAAGACAGGAGAAAAGTCCTCCAGTTCTTCAAGCCATTCAGAGAGTAAAAAGGAACACCACAGGAAGAAAGTCAGCGGAAGCAGTGGGGAGCTATCCCTGGAGGATGGTGGTTCCCAcaaatccaaaaaaatgaaaCCGCTCTATGTGAACACAGAGACACTGACTCTTCGTGAGCCTGATGGGTTAAAGATGAAACTTATTCTCTCACCAAAGGAGAAGGGAAGCAGCTCAGTTGACGAGGAGTCTTTTCAGTACCCCTCTCAACAAGCGACTGTGAAAAAATCCTCTAAGAAGTCAGCTCGGGATGAGCAAGGTGCTTTACTCCTAGGACATGAGTTACAGAGCTTTCTGAAAACAGCCCGGAAGAAGCACAAGTCATCCTCAGACTCACGTTCGTCTCCTGGCCCTGAAGGCTGTGGGTCTGATGCCTCCCAGTTCCCAGAATCCCACAGTGCTAACCTTGATCTTTCAGGGCTTGAACCTATTCTAGTGGAATCAGACTCCTCCTCTGGCGGggagctggaggctggggagttAGTGATCGATGATTCTTACCgggaaatcaagaagaaaaagaagtcaaagaagagCAAGAAGAAGAAGGACAAGGAGAAGCATAAAGAGAAGCGACACTCCAAGTCCAAGAGAAGTTCGGGACTTCCCGCTGCAGCAGTGGGAGAGGTCCCGGCGCCGCCCGGCCCTCCTCCCAGCGTCCCGTACACTGGAGCAGCCGCCCCTCCTCCACCGCTTCCTGGCCTCCACGCAGATGGgcacagtgagaaaaaaaagaagagagaggagaaggacAAAGAGAGGGACAGAGGAGAAAAGGTaaggcattttttaaagtatgatgcGGGGTAAGAGGTGAAGCAGGTTTTTCCTTGACAGTAGTAAGTGGACTTGGAATTTAGCAGATGAACCACTGGGAATGTAGCCAGGTAAACCTGCTGGAATGATACAAAGTAGAAAATATTACCAATGGTACAGAAATAGCAGCGACCTTAATTATTCATGGGTTTTCTTGATAGAGTTGTTCTCCCACAGTGCCAAGCAGAGGTTTAGAAATACAGAGCTTATTCTAACTGACCCTTAAAATTCACAGAAGGAACCAAACCcaatttctttcactcagcagcgCTGTCTGGCTGAGGCAGTTGAGAGATACAAAAACGTATTCATTCTGTGAGTTCGTTGTGAAAAACAGATTTTCAAAATTAgaatgatggaaaaaaaaaaattagaatgatGACCGATTAACAAAGTAAGCTAACGGCTTCCCGCTAACTGGTGTTGGCTACTTTCTGGTATTCTTTTTAGTGTCAAAGGTGTGTGCTCTCCCCATTTGAGCGCTTCCTGTGTGCCGAGCCCAGTGCTGCCATAGGAGTTGAGAGGTGGAAAGAGGAGCAGGAGGACGCAGCTCTCGGCCTCAGTGATCTCACTGTTTGTTGAGGAGACAGGAATGAGAAATCAGCCGCCTTGGTGTGATTTCTTTCTCACAACTCAAGAAACTTTCTAGCAGTTGTACTACAGTACAGGGGCTGATGACTGTGTCATTACAGGTTTCCTTTAAAAGATAAACTCTTTCCCCAGATTACCaaagtaatatattatttttctagaaatttagaaattcagaatagtagaaagaaaaaaaatcatagtttTGCCACCGAAGGACAACCACTttcttcctttgctctgcaaagtTAAATGTCAGGTAAAATCTGAAGAAAGGCAgctaagaaagagaaaagcaaatatattaaGAATATGGGATTGGCGATTTCATTTCAGTCTATAATTGAGGCACAAGTGATTTTCTCCACTAGTAGGAGTGCCTTTTAAGCAAGTatacagatcagaaagaaaaagctgtatcttttttttttgttaactgtACCTTCTGAGCTAAGAATCAGGTGAGCATCAAGAACTGAACAGTCCAGTACTAGGGTGggttttattcattgtttattccAAAATTGTTTCATGAAATAGTACATATCCTGTGTAAGAGTCTGTTTATTCCAAGAATTTCCATTCTAGTGATACATGATAATGCCGTAAACTAATCTTACAGTGCTAAATGTGAGGAGGGCAGGGTGGTCAGAGAAAgctctaaagaagaaaaaggttATCAGCAGAAGGGAACACGTGGAGGCAGAGAGATGTTTAGGAAGCAGCACAGCAAAACAGCTGAACTCTAGTCCTGTGTTTCCAACTGTCTGATAAATATTTCTTCCTGGACGCCTTGGCTACCTCAGAGCCATGTGTCACTAATGGGCTCATCGTCCAGACCCTTAAACATGCATCTCTTCCTCCATCTCCTTCTGTAGTCCGCGTGTCCTACCAGTCAATCCGAACTAAAAACTATATGCAGATTATTTTTCTCAGTACTTCATTATgaaatttttcaaacaaaaagCATTGAAAGAATTGTACAGTGAATACCATATGCCACCCATCGAGATTCTTCAGTTAACATTTTGCTGTTTGCtttatcatccatccatccatccatccatccatccatcttatcTTTGTTAATGTATCTTAAAGTAAGTTGTAGGTATCATATACACACCCCTAAACACTTCAGCTTGCACATCATTAACTTAAGCTCAATATTTGTTTTCTGGGCTTTTtttaggtaaaattcacatatggTAAAATGCACAGATGTTAAGTATAGCACCTGATGAGTTTTGATAAGTTCACACACCTGTGTGACCAAACCTCTATCAAGATACAGATATTACCCTCATCACAGATACCCAGTGGTGTTTCTCATACCCTTTCTCAGTCAAGCCCCACCCCCAAAAccaaccactgttctgatttttttccacccTTATGGTTCACTTTTACATTTCCCTCTTCCCTGCCCACACCCACCACTATTTCCACTCAGCTGTTGAGCCTGATACTCTTCCTCTTTAATAACTTCCACACCTTTATGCCCTCTATCACCACTGCCTCATCCCTCCCAGTACTTAATGTAGTAATAAATGGCCCCCTTTCCATTTCTTCCCCCATGCAACTCATCTTACTCTGATGCCGGAATGAACTTAAGGACCACTTTGATGATGACAGTTGTCTGTTCAGCGTCCTCAGTGGATCCTTACTGCCTTTATGTTAGACCCATAAGCTCCAGGAGGACCAGGATCATGTCTGTCTTGCTGTCTACTCTGTCCCTGGTACATAACCCACAGTCTGGCCCATCGTAGAAAGTCAGTAAATActtcttgaatgaataaatatcaaaGTCCAAACCCTTGACCAAGCATTCATAATTGTGATTTAGCCCGAAACTTCCCTTTTCAGCTTTACCTCCTATTAGTCTGCTTTGCATGTACTGTGTGGAAACCAGACTTGTTCCTTACAGTCTTAGCTCCACTCCTTGGATGGTATTTTGCAGTGACCTTCTTTcccttgttttttctccttcacataTTGAAGCCCTGCCTTCCCTTCAAAATGCaatcaaatgccacctcctctaaGACATCCTGACTCTCCAGTTATAATTAACTTCTGAATTCCCATAACACCCTTGCTATGGGAAGTTACTGcacttattttcttccttatattGGATTCGTCTTTGTATATATTCGATTTCCCCTACTGAAGACTCCTTGAGGGCATTTTAGCTCCTTAGGGACTCTTAGCCACCTTAATGTTATTACCTTCAACTCCTCAATGTCCTTGGTAAGCATTTTGTGACatatgtcaaatgaatgaatatgtggaTGAAAACATAGCATCGGAAAGGTAGGTTGTAAACAAATGGTAAAGAATCTTGAATGCCAAAGTAAGGGATTTGGCCATGGGCACTTTGGGGTTATGAGCAGAGTTTAAATATGCTGTAAATgataatttaagaataaaatgatgAAGCTATACCTGGTGACTTAGACCGAGGAGAGACTTGTGGCAGATCACCCAGGAGGTTATTATAGTCGGAGGTCAGTAATGAAAGCctgatagaaataaaattgaagagACAGATTCAGGAAAGACTCTGAAGAAAAAACTGACAAGATCTGGCAGCTGGGCTTGGCTCTGGGGAGCCAGAAACATAAATGAGTATATAGATGTCCCTTAAGGTTTTGAACCTGGGTGCCTTGCAAGATAAAATTATAATCTCCTCAAGGGTAGGGACTTATTTATAATTCCCCCGTGCAGCTAGCAGTTGCTAGTGAAAAGTGAATTTCAGTTTATAGCAAAAAAATCTTACTATGAATCAGTATTTGATTGTGACTGTCCAAACCTGAAACCTGATACTTTGAATGTAATCATTTATTTAGCCAACAGATTATTTATGGCACATACACCATGTTTTTTAAACCTGACCTGTGCATGAAAATTTccatggagctttaaaaaaaatcctttccaaaaaagtaaagaaagaaagaaattttttaaatcctggGTTTTGTTTcagtataaaaaaagaactatctgagggaattccctggcagtccagtggttaggactctgcacttccactgcaacgggcacgggttcaatccctggctggggaactaagatactgcaatCCGAggagtgcggccaaaaaa
It encodes the following:
- the HMGXB4 gene encoding HMG domain-containing protein 4 isoform X1 — translated: MAYDDSVKKEDCFDGDHSFEDIGLAAGRSQREKKRSYKDFLREEEEIAAQVRNSSKKKLKDSELYFLGTDTHKKKRKHSSDDYYYGDISSLESSQKKKKKPSPQSADTAMDLLKAITSPLATGTKPSKKTGEKSSSSSSHSESKKEHHRKKVSGSSGELSLEDGGSHKSKKMKPLYVNTETLTLREPDGLKMKLILSPKEKGSSSVDEESFQYPSQQATVKKSSKKSARDEQGALLLGHELQSFLKTARKKHKSSSDSRSSPGPEGCGSDASQFPESHSANLDLSGLEPILVESDSSSGGELEAGELVIDDSYREIKKKKKSKKSKKKKDKEKHKEKRHSKSKRSSGLPAAAVGEVPAPPGPPPSVPYTGAAAPPPPLPGLHADGHSEKKKKREEKDKERDRGEKPKKKNMSAYQVFCKEYRVTIVADHPGIDFGELSKKLAEVWKQLPEKDKLIWKQKAQYLQHKQNKAEATTVKRKASSSEGSMKVKASPAGVLSPQKKSPPTTMLLPASPAKAPETEPIDVAAHLQLLGESLSLIGHRLQETEGMVAVSGSLSVLLDSIICALGPLACLTTQLPELNGCPKQVLSNTLDNIAYIMPGL
- the HMGXB4 gene encoding HMG domain-containing protein 4 isoform X2 yields the protein MDLLKAITSPLATGTKPSKKTGEKSSSSSSHSESKKEHHRKKVSGSSGELSLEDGGSHKSKKMKPLYVNTETLTLREPDGLKMKLILSPKEKGSSSVDEESFQYPSQQATVKKSSKKSARDEQGALLLGHELQSFLKTARKKHKSSSDSRSSPGPEGCGSDASQFPESHSANLDLSGLEPILVESDSSSGGELEAGELVIDDSYREIKKKKKSKKSKKKKDKEKHKEKRHSKSKRSSGLPAAAVGEVPAPPGPPPSVPYTGAAAPPPPLPGLHADGHSEKKKKREEKDKERDRGEKPKKKNMSAYQVFCKEYRVTIVADHPGIDFGELSKKLAEVWKQLPEKDKLIWKQKAQYLQHKQNKAEATTVKRKASSSEGSMKVKASPAGVLSPQKKSPPTTMLLPASPAKAPETEPIDVAAHLQLLGESLSLIGHRLQETEGMVAVSGSLSVLLDSIICALGPLACLTTQLPELNGCPKQVLSNTLDNIAYIMPGL